A genomic stretch from Thermoplasma sp. Kam2015 includes:
- a CDS encoding DNA-directed RNA polymerase subunit B has translation MKEIVDAYFKKYGIVNHQLDSMNSFYATPDNPNSVMQQIVDETKVSDDADPGYFVLDPAKTGGHDIRIYYGRIRENNHYIGEQTIFIGKPEIKEASGASNQITPNEARLRDLNYLAPVTLKLRIVEDGIEKGSEIIKVGDLPVMVRSKICTLSEENLDQYIEKNNGPIGLSRREKLQYVGEDPDDPGGYFIIGGSERVIVSLEDLAPNKIMVEWEDRYESKVEVSKVFSQRGGFRALTSMEKGTDGTINVSIPSVAGTVPLVILMKALGLERDVDVHDAIASVPEMEPIIYANIEDSKNPKVLPPNGVNTTEDAISYLEKRFAAGQAKEFRDKKISQMLDHSLLPHLGDSPSDRIRKAIYLGRMARSLLELSLGIRKEDDKDHLANKRIKLAGDLMDELFRSAFQSVMKDLKYQLEKTYNRKRGIKIRPAVRQDLLTQRVLHAMSTGNWIGGRTGVSQLLDRVSNLSTISHLRRIISPLTRTQPHFEARDLHPTQWGRICPNETPEGQNCGLVKNAALLINVTQGIDPDSVMEILKGLDVREVLEESPKKGRVYLNGDFIGYHDDPRYLVSRIREERRSGRISDEVNVRYDDNTNEVIVNCDRGRLRRPLLILKDGRTVLDRSMIEKLKHGEINFEDLVRQGAIEWLDAEEEEDTYIAVYAYDIPEKCPHCNSYLYRSMVEWVNPGESEITLECGFCHQRFNVDSKLSKENTHLEIDPAMILGVVASIIPYPEHNSSPRITIASAMAKQSLGFAQSNVRIRPDTRGHLLHYPQVPLVRTRVMDYIHYDRRPAGQNFVVAVLSYEGYNIQDALVINKAAIERGLGRSTFFRTYSAEERRYPGGQEDKFEIPTHDIIGARAEEYYKNLDESGIIYPEAYVEGSDVLIGKTSPPRFLEEGEEKLGPQRRRESSVTMRPNESGYVDNVFLTVSESNSRVVKIKVRSERIPELGDKFASRHGQKGVVGLVVPQEDMPFTEDGIIPDLIFNPHSIPSRMTVGHILEMIGGKIASRTGRFIDGTIFSGEPEKSLRDALVKYGFRKSSTEVMYDGITGRRFKADIFVGVIYYQKLHHMVAGKFHARSRGPVQILTRQPTEGRSRQGGLRFGEMERDTLIAHGAAMVIKDRLLDQSDGTVLYVCGNPSCGHIAIYDRRKGTLRCPVCGNTGNIYPIETSYAFKLMRDELISLGVVMRLMLGDMK, from the coding sequence GTGAAGGAAATTGTTGATGCATATTTTAAAAAGTATGGAATAGTAAACCATCAGCTTGATTCGATGAATTCTTTCTATGCCACGCCTGACAACCCGAACAGCGTGATGCAGCAGATTGTGGATGAGACAAAGGTATCAGATGATGCGGATCCAGGTTATTTTGTACTAGATCCTGCCAAGACAGGTGGCCATGACATAAGGATATACTATGGCAGAATAAGGGAAAACAACCACTATATCGGTGAGCAGACAATTTTCATTGGAAAACCGGAAATAAAGGAAGCGTCTGGCGCATCAAATCAGATAACACCAAACGAGGCTAGGCTCAGGGATCTGAACTATCTGGCGCCGGTAACGTTAAAACTCAGGATAGTGGAAGATGGAATTGAGAAAGGATCTGAAATAATAAAGGTCGGCGATCTACCCGTTATGGTGAGGTCGAAGATATGCACGCTTTCCGAGGAGAACCTGGATCAGTATATAGAGAAAAATAACGGCCCCATCGGTCTTTCCAGAAGAGAAAAGCTGCAGTACGTTGGAGAGGATCCGGATGATCCTGGAGGTTATTTCATAATAGGCGGATCAGAGAGAGTTATAGTCTCCCTTGAGGACCTCGCACCAAATAAGATAATGGTTGAATGGGAGGATCGCTACGAATCCAAGGTTGAGGTCTCTAAGGTATTTTCCCAACGCGGTGGTTTCCGCGCACTTACAAGCATGGAGAAGGGGACAGATGGAACCATAAATGTCTCTATTCCAAGCGTCGCCGGTACAGTACCACTCGTCATACTAATGAAGGCCCTCGGTCTGGAGAGGGATGTGGATGTGCATGATGCCATAGCCTCCGTACCTGAGATGGAGCCGATAATATATGCAAATATAGAGGATTCGAAGAACCCAAAGGTGCTCCCTCCAAACGGCGTAAATACAACTGAAGATGCAATATCATATCTTGAGAAGAGGTTTGCCGCAGGTCAGGCCAAAGAATTCAGGGACAAGAAGATATCCCAGATGCTGGATCACTCGCTTCTGCCCCATCTTGGCGATTCCCCATCGGACCGCATAAGGAAGGCAATATATCTGGGCAGGATGGCCAGATCCTTGCTGGAACTGAGCCTGGGAATAAGAAAAGAGGATGATAAGGATCATCTTGCGAATAAGAGGATAAAACTTGCTGGAGACCTCATGGATGAGCTTTTCAGAAGCGCATTCCAGAGCGTCATGAAGGATCTGAAATATCAGCTCGAGAAAACGTACAACAGGAAACGCGGTATTAAGATAAGGCCTGCGGTCAGGCAGGATCTGCTGACGCAGAGGGTGTTGCATGCCATGTCCACAGGAAACTGGATAGGTGGCAGGACAGGCGTATCGCAGCTTCTTGACAGGGTTTCTAATCTGAGCACTATAAGCCATCTGAGGAGGATCATATCTCCGCTCACAAGGACGCAGCCTCACTTTGAGGCAAGGGATCTTCATCCAACGCAGTGGGGAAGGATATGCCCAAATGAAACTCCAGAGGGTCAGAACTGTGGCCTTGTGAAGAACGCTGCATTGCTCATAAATGTGACACAGGGTATAGATCCGGACAGCGTTATGGAGATATTGAAGGGGCTCGATGTGCGTGAGGTCCTTGAGGAGAGCCCCAAGAAGGGAAGGGTGTATCTCAATGGTGATTTCATAGGGTATCATGACGATCCTAGGTACCTTGTATCGAGGATACGCGAGGAGAGAAGATCCGGTCGTATTTCAGATGAGGTAAATGTTAGATACGACGATAACACGAATGAGGTTATAGTCAATTGCGATCGTGGAAGGCTCAGAAGGCCGCTTTTGATATTGAAGGACGGAAGAACTGTTCTGGATAGATCGATGATCGAGAAGCTGAAGCACGGGGAGATCAACTTTGAAGATCTGGTGAGGCAGGGTGCCATAGAATGGCTAGATGCTGAAGAGGAGGAAGACACATACATCGCAGTATATGCCTATGATATACCAGAGAAATGCCCCCATTGTAATTCCTATCTGTACAGATCGATGGTGGAATGGGTAAACCCCGGCGAATCCGAGATAACCCTGGAATGCGGCTTCTGCCATCAGAGATTCAATGTCGACTCAAAGCTTTCAAAGGAGAATACTCATCTTGAGATAGATCCAGCGATGATACTGGGAGTCGTTGCATCCATAATTCCATATCCTGAACATAATTCGTCGCCAAGGATCACCATAGCTTCAGCAATGGCCAAACAGTCCCTCGGATTTGCGCAATCAAACGTCAGGATCAGACCGGATACCAGAGGCCATCTGCTCCATTATCCGCAGGTTCCGCTGGTCAGAACCAGAGTGATGGACTATATACATTACGATCGGAGGCCCGCTGGTCAGAATTTTGTGGTTGCTGTCCTATCGTATGAAGGCTATAACATACAGGATGCCCTTGTCATAAACAAGGCCGCAATTGAAAGGGGCCTTGGAAGAAGCACATTCTTCAGGACATATTCAGCGGAAGAACGGCGTTATCCTGGAGGTCAGGAGGATAAATTCGAGATCCCAACCCACGATATAATAGGTGCTAGAGCCGAGGAATATTACAAGAATCTAGACGAAAGCGGTATAATATATCCCGAGGCTTATGTGGAGGGCTCTGATGTATTGATTGGAAAGACCTCGCCCCCCAGATTCCTTGAAGAAGGAGAAGAGAAGTTGGGCCCCCAGAGAAGGCGCGAATCGTCAGTGACGATGAGGCCCAATGAGAGCGGATACGTGGATAACGTGTTTCTGACAGTTTCAGAGAGCAACAGCAGGGTCGTGAAGATAAAGGTTAGAAGTGAAAGGATACCAGAGCTTGGAGATAAATTCGCCTCGAGGCATGGGCAGAAGGGAGTTGTCGGTCTTGTGGTACCGCAGGAGGATATGCCGTTCACGGAGGACGGAATAATCCCAGATCTGATATTCAATCCGCATTCAATACCGTCCAGGATGACGGTTGGTCATATACTGGAAATGATCGGTGGAAAGATAGCGTCAAGGACTGGAAGGTTCATAGACGGTACCATATTCAGTGGAGAGCCAGAAAAAAGCCTGAGAGATGCGCTGGTAAAATACGGCTTCAGGAAATCATCCACGGAGGTCATGTACGACGGAATTACAGGCAGAAGATTCAAGGCTGACATATTTGTCGGCGTCATATACTACCAGAAACTGCATCATATGGTCGCAGGGAAGTTCCATGCCAGGTCCAGAGGGCCGGTACAGATACTCACGAGGCAGCCTACAGAGGGAAGATCCAGGCAGGGAGGTCTCAGGTTCGGTGAAATGGAGAGGGATACCCTTATAGCGCATGGAGCTGCCATGGTCATAAAGGATCGTCTGCTCGATCAGAGCGATGGAACCGTACTGTACGTTTGCGGGAACCCATCCTGCGGGCATATAGCAATATATGATCGCAGAAAGGGAACGCTGAGATGCCCCGTCTGCGGAAATACCGGGAATATATACCCGATTGAGACCAGCTATGCCTTCAAGCTGATGAGGGATGAGCTGATTTCCCTTGGTGTTGTTATGAGATTAATGCTTGGTGATATGAAATGA
- the rpoA1 gene encoding DNA-directed RNA polymerase subunit A', translating into MMGISKRISSIKFALLSPDEIRKLSQVKVITADTYDDDGYPIEHGLMDLHMGVIEPGLRCATCGGKVDECPGHFGHIELAMPVVHVGFVKEIKMFLDATCRSCGRIKLTDDEIRSYLPEIQKMDFETGDPEDIEILTKKYVDLASQRMVCPHCGAQQSKIILDKPTTFREEGTNVKITPKEIRERLERIPDDDLIFFGFNPKTARPEWMVLTVLPVPPINVRPSITLETGERSEDDLTHKLVDIIRISQRLRESRDNGSPQLIIEDLWDLLQFHVTTYFDNQTPGIPPARHRSGRALKTLVQRLKGKEGRFRSNLSGKRVNFSSRTVISPEPYLSVNEVGVPERAARELTVPVTVNQFNIDEMRELIKRGRNPRDQFGRYVTGVNYVIRPDGRRIKITDQNAAENAERIDIGWTVERQLMEGDIVLFNRQPSLHRMSMMGHTVRILPGQTFRFNLAVCTPYNADFDGDEMNLHVIQKEEARAEARIIMKVQEQIMSPRFGGPIIGGIHDHVTALFLLTHNNPRYTHEEMVHIMAYLEPDLLPDAKIENGVKYYYGRDIFSTILPKGLNVRFRSKLCSGSSEKCEFEDDPADTYVEIVDGRLIHGTIDEAAVSPFSGAIIDKIFRKFGSQEAARFIDRMTRLAVGFITYRGFSTGISDYDIPESAVARIEELVVQAEERINKLIETFKRGELQPAPGRSVEDTLEMEILSEAGVVRDESGKIASSYLGLKVPSVIMARSGARATMLNISEVAGIVGQQSVRGGRLNRGYYNRTLPHFKRGDIGADARGFVRSSYMTGLNPTEYFFHSIGGREGLVDTAVRTSRSGYMQRRLINAFEDLKVDDSREVKDTVGSLIQIRYGEDGIDPTRSARGKAVDMNYILFDEGRR; encoded by the coding sequence ATGATGGGAATATCAAAAAGAATTTCATCAATTAAATTTGCCCTTCTTTCTCCTGATGAGATCAGAAAGCTGAGTCAGGTCAAGGTTATAACTGCGGATACCTATGATGATGATGGGTATCCTATCGAACATGGACTAATGGATCTTCACATGGGCGTTATAGAACCAGGTCTCAGATGCGCCACCTGTGGCGGAAAGGTGGATGAGTGTCCAGGGCATTTCGGGCACATTGAACTTGCCATGCCAGTGGTGCATGTGGGTTTTGTAAAGGAAATAAAGATGTTCCTCGACGCCACCTGCAGATCATGCGGTCGCATCAAATTGACCGATGACGAGATCCGCAGTTATCTCCCCGAGATACAGAAGATGGACTTTGAAACCGGGGATCCTGAGGACATAGAGATATTGACGAAGAAATACGTTGATCTTGCCTCTCAGAGAATGGTGTGCCCCCATTGTGGAGCACAGCAGAGCAAGATAATACTGGACAAGCCCACGACATTCAGGGAAGAGGGTACAAACGTAAAGATCACACCAAAGGAGATAAGGGAGAGGCTGGAGAGGATACCTGATGATGATCTCATATTCTTCGGATTCAATCCCAAGACTGCGAGGCCAGAATGGATGGTACTCACAGTTCTTCCTGTTCCACCAATAAACGTCAGACCATCAATCACGCTGGAAACCGGCGAAAGGAGCGAGGATGATCTCACTCACAAGCTAGTCGATATAATCAGGATCAGCCAGAGGCTCCGTGAGAGCAGGGATAACGGATCCCCTCAGCTGATTATAGAAGATCTTTGGGATCTTCTTCAGTTCCATGTGACTACGTATTTCGATAATCAGACGCCCGGAATACCGCCCGCAAGGCACAGAAGCGGTAGGGCCCTGAAAACCCTTGTTCAGCGTCTCAAGGGAAAGGAGGGCAGGTTCAGATCAAACCTCTCAGGTAAGCGTGTCAACTTTTCTTCAAGAACCGTTATATCGCCTGAACCATATCTTTCGGTGAATGAGGTTGGAGTGCCAGAGAGGGCAGCGAGAGAACTCACCGTACCTGTCACGGTCAACCAGTTCAACATCGATGAGATGCGCGAACTCATAAAACGCGGGCGAAATCCAAGGGATCAGTTCGGACGTTATGTTACCGGAGTAAACTATGTGATAAGACCAGATGGAAGGAGGATAAAGATAACCGATCAGAATGCCGCTGAGAATGCCGAAAGGATCGATATAGGATGGACCGTTGAACGCCAGCTGATGGAGGGCGACATCGTATTATTCAACAGGCAGCCGTCCCTGCACAGGATGTCCATGATGGGCCACACGGTCCGCATACTCCCAGGCCAAACATTCAGATTCAATCTTGCAGTCTGCACCCCATACAACGCCGACTTCGATGGGGATGAGATGAACCTTCATGTTATACAGAAGGAGGAGGCAAGGGCCGAGGCAAGAATCATAATGAAGGTTCAGGAGCAGATAATGAGTCCGAGATTTGGAGGCCCCATAATAGGTGGAATCCATGACCATGTGACGGCTCTGTTCCTGCTGACGCACAACAATCCAAGATACACACATGAGGAAATGGTGCATATAATGGCTTACCTCGAACCTGATCTTCTGCCTGATGCAAAGATAGAAAATGGCGTGAAATACTATTACGGACGCGACATATTCTCAACTATACTTCCTAAGGGTCTGAATGTGAGATTCAGAAGCAAGCTGTGTTCCGGTTCATCTGAAAAGTGTGAATTTGAGGATGATCCTGCAGACACATATGTTGAAATAGTCGACGGAAGACTTATTCATGGAACCATTGACGAAGCTGCAGTCTCTCCATTTTCTGGCGCCATAATAGACAAGATATTCAGGAAATTTGGATCCCAGGAGGCCGCCAGGTTCATTGACAGAATGACGCGTCTTGCTGTTGGTTTCATAACCTATCGCGGCTTCTCCACAGGTATAAGTGATTACGATATACCTGAGAGTGCGGTGGCCAGGATAGAGGAACTTGTTGTACAGGCAGAGGAGCGCATAAACAAACTCATAGAGACGTTCAAGCGCGGTGAACTTCAGCCAGCTCCAGGCAGATCGGTCGAAGATACCCTGGAGATGGAAATCCTGTCGGAAGCAGGTGTAGTCAGAGATGAATCAGGTAAGATAGCCAGTTCATACCTTGGTCTGAAGGTACCATCCGTTATAATGGCAAGATCTGGAGCTAGGGCTACGATGCTGAACATATCCGAGGTTGCTGGTATAGTCGGCCAGCAGTCTGTGAGAGGTGGAAGACTTAACAGAGGCTATTACAATAGAACTCTGCCGCATTTCAAACGCGGCGATATAGGCGCCGATGCCAGAGGTTTCGTCAGGTCTTCGTACATGACAGGCCTTAACCCCACGGAATACTTCTTCCACAGTATTGGAGGGCGTGAAGGTCTGGTGGATACGGCTGTCAGAACGTCAAGGAGTGGTTACATGCAGAGGAGACTGATCAACGCTTTTGAGGATCTGAAGGTTGACGATTCAAGGGAGGTCAAGGATACCGTCGGTTCTCTTATACAGATCAGATATGGTGAGGATGGAATAGATCCGACCAGAAGCGCCAGAGGTAAGGCGGTAGATATGAATTACATCCTCTTTGATGAGGGGAGGAGGTGA
- the rpoA2 gene encoding DNA-directed RNA polymerase subunit A'', whose product MASLLWRDTSKNIVAISEKVPVNYAVDFDVPADVEDGYITINRKNFSYHVVISGVRSYSPDVEAIAKKKNGLKSIITIEKIEKIEPISVMEFQSNGKTLDTVASFEIGERQLTEIKEKYGESLSEDVQAVINDAKALGFSLPESVAEEIARRRSEWGEKAYKNILKRIGEEIDNELIDPYEAVGIIAAQSIGEPGTQMTMRTFHFAGVREMNVTLGLPRLIEIVDARRIPSTPSMTIYLKPEYETNDEVVMDVVKRLENTSISDVADIITDIGELTVTVKPDPRKTKDRLIEMEDIMNAINKIKGITVMEDSNQIIIKPQQESFKKLYLLQEQIKGLTIKGINGIKRAIARVEGKEHRWVIYTQGSNLKDVLEVDEVDPTRTYTNDIVEIANVLGIEAARNAILNEALRTLQEQGLNVDVRHLMLVADMMTFSGTVRAVGRTGISGRKSSVLARAAFEITTKHLLRAGIMGEVDKLAGVAENIIVGQPITLGTGAVDIIYKGYPKAKK is encoded by the coding sequence TTGGCATCACTCTTATGGCGTGACACATCAAAGAACATAGTTGCCATATCAGAAAAGGTTCCTGTGAACTACGCCGTTGACTTTGACGTTCCTGCTGATGTTGAGGATGGCTACATAACCATAAACCGGAAGAATTTCTCATATCATGTGGTGATCTCAGGGGTCAGATCCTACTCTCCAGATGTTGAGGCCATTGCGAAGAAGAAGAATGGCCTGAAATCTATAATAACCATAGAGAAGATAGAAAAGATTGAACCCATATCAGTCATGGAGTTCCAGTCGAATGGAAAGACACTCGATACAGTTGCCAGCTTCGAAATAGGGGAGAGACAGCTGACCGAAATAAAGGAAAAGTACGGTGAAAGTTTATCGGAGGATGTTCAGGCAGTTATAAACGATGCAAAGGCGCTTGGATTCAGCCTTCCAGAATCAGTGGCTGAGGAGATCGCCAGGCGCAGATCCGAATGGGGAGAAAAAGCATACAAGAATATACTCAAGAGGATAGGCGAGGAGATAGACAACGAACTGATCGATCCATACGAAGCGGTCGGAATAATCGCGGCGCAGAGCATAGGAGAGCCAGGCACGCAGATGACAATGAGAACCTTCCACTTCGCGGGAGTCAGGGAGATGAACGTCACCCTGGGTCTTCCGAGGCTGATCGAGATAGTTGATGCAAGACGCATTCCAAGCACGCCGTCCATGACGATATACCTCAAGCCAGAATACGAGACGAATGATGAGGTGGTTATGGATGTCGTTAAGAGGCTTGAGAACACCAGTATAAGCGATGTGGCTGACATAATAACGGATATAGGAGAGCTGACAGTCACCGTGAAGCCAGATCCTAGAAAGACAAAGGACAGGCTCATAGAGATGGAAGATATAATGAATGCTATCAATAAGATCAAGGGAATAACCGTCATGGAGGATTCAAACCAGATAATAATAAAACCACAGCAGGAATCCTTCAAAAAACTTTATCTGCTGCAGGAACAGATTAAGGGTCTTACAATAAAGGGAATAAACGGTATAAAGAGGGCAATAGCAAGGGTTGAGGGAAAGGAACACAGATGGGTCATTTATACGCAGGGTTCGAATCTGAAAGATGTGCTGGAGGTAGACGAGGTCGATCCAACTCGAACATACACAAACGATATAGTGGAGATCGCCAACGTCCTCGGAATAGAGGCCGCAAGGAATGCCATACTCAACGAGGCTCTGAGAACTCTGCAGGAGCAGGGTCTTAATGTGGACGTCAGGCATCTGATGCTTGTTGCAGATATGATGACATTCAGCGGTACCGTGCGTGCGGTGGGCAGAACCGGTATATCTGGAAGAAAGAGCAGCGTACTTGCAAGAGCGGCCTTCGAAATAACTACGAAGCATCTTCTCCGGGCCGGTATAATGGGTGAGGTTGACAAACTGGCGGGTGTTGCTGAGAACATCATCGTGGGTCAGCCAATAACATTAGGAACCGGTGCTGTCGATATAATTTATAAAGGTTATCCGAAAGCGAAGAAGTGA
- a CDS encoding NusA-like transcription termination signal-binding factor, protein MNEITVDNETMAHIAIFEKIARIELMECVENEDMILFVVGERKMAEMFKKNKDVISQLKEKINKHILVAEISRDLLTFVRNIFFRYGVNEIQISWKNNRTDIVVGVKPEEIGKVIGKEGKNIKLFKDAVSRYFNVNSISVKQ, encoded by the coding sequence ATGAATGAGATAACTGTTGATAATGAGACCATGGCTCATATAGCCATATTCGAAAAGATTGCAAGGATCGAGCTGATGGAGTGCGTCGAGAACGAGGATATGATCCTCTTCGTTGTGGGCGAACGCAAGATGGCAGAGATGTTCAAGAAAAACAAGGATGTCATCTCGCAGCTGAAGGAAAAGATCAACAAGCACATCCTCGTGGCTGAGATCTCAAGGGATCTCCTGACATTCGTTAGGAACATATTCTTCAGATACGGCGTCAATGAGATTCAGATTTCGTGGAAGAACAACAGAACCGACATAGTTGTGGGCGTCAAGCCAGAGGAAATTGGCAAGGTAATAGGGAAGGAAGGCAAAAATATAAAGCTCTTCAAGGATGCCGTGTCCAGGTACTTCAACGTCAACAGCATAAGCGTGAAGCAGTAG
- the eif1A gene encoding translation initiation factor eIF-1A — MGDEDVDDGIKNFENNEENEESIGRVILPNKKKGEMFGIVEKMEGASRLSVMCEDGYTRNARIPGRMRKRMWIREKDLVIVKPWEFQPEKADVVYRYTKTQASYLSRNHMLPEVIDIFK; from the coding sequence ATGGGCGACGAAGATGTTGACGATGGTATCAAAAATTTCGAGAATAACGAAGAGAATGAGGAATCGATAGGGCGCGTTATACTCCCCAATAAGAAAAAGGGGGAGATGTTCGGTATAGTTGAGAAGATGGAGGGCGCTTCAAGGCTTTCCGTCATGTGTGAGGATGGGTATACCAGAAATGCCAGGATACCGGGCAGAATGCGCAAGCGTATGTGGATAAGGGAAAAGGATCTGGTTATAGTTAAACCTTGGGAATTTCAGCCTGAGAAGGCTGATGTCGTCTACCGCTACACGAAGACTCAGGCTAGTTATCTCAGCAGGAATCACATGCTGCCTGAGGTGATCGATATATTCAAGTGA
- a CDS encoding serine protein kinase RIO, protein MRWLRIDDSALKQLIKNDEFAFRSNLDRKTLDLVFDKRTLEALKYVFSRYSIDYLDFPISSGKESVVFRAISGRKFVAVKIFKMSTLKFMNIRKYIEGDQRFAKIRIDRNDIIPVWVRKEYTNLMALENAGVPAPKPIGFFKNILVMSYIGTKSGPAPQIRDVEINDAIYEEVLDGMRRMYRNRIVHSDLSEYNMLYHRRVYFIDLAQAVDIDHPMASEFLERDIINVSNFFSKHGIATTPESIEKYIKGK, encoded by the coding sequence GTGAGGTGGTTAAGGATAGATGACTCAGCTCTCAAACAGCTCATAAAAAACGATGAATTTGCATTCAGATCCAACCTTGATAGAAAGACGCTTGATCTTGTTTTTGACAAGCGTACCCTTGAGGCATTGAAATACGTTTTTTCAAGATACAGTATTGATTATCTGGATTTTCCAATTTCCTCCGGCAAGGAATCCGTCGTCTTCAGGGCAATCTCCGGCAGAAAGTTCGTGGCGGTGAAGATATTCAAGATGTCAACGCTGAAGTTCATGAACATAAGAAAATACATCGAGGGCGACCAGCGATTTGCAAAGATAAGGATCGACAGAAACGATATAATACCCGTATGGGTAAGAAAGGAGTACACAAACCTGATGGCCTTGGAAAATGCGGGAGTGCCAGCACCAAAACCGATAGGGTTCTTCAAAAACATCCTGGTTATGTCCTATATAGGAACCAAGTCCGGTCCGGCTCCACAGATAAGGGATGTCGAAATAAATGATGCAATATATGAAGAAGTTCTCGATGGTATGCGCCGCATGTACAGGAATAGGATAGTGCACTCGGATCTAAGCGAATACAACATGCTTTACCACAGAAGGGTCTACTTCATAGATCTGGCGCAGGCGGTGGATATAGATCACCCGATGGCCTCAGAATTTCTTGAAAGGGATATAATCAATGTAAGCAACTTTTTCTCGAAACATGGAATTGCGACAACCCCCGAATCCATAGAAAAATACATAAAAGGAAAGTAG
- a CDS encoding KH domain-containing protein, producing MYFDTVRVPKDRISVVIGKDGSTKKEIEKNGEVKLTIDSDEGEVSIDQMGDAIKSNTAKSVVQAIGRGFNPEKAMLLFEEGMQLVIISLREFAKPGSSRIAQIKARVIGTGGKTRTIIEELTGSFISVYGDTVSIIGDYLAVTYAEEAINMIINGKKHRTVYEFLERKARELRFKRIEESFG from the coding sequence GTGTATTTCGATACCGTCAGAGTTCCGAAGGACAGAATAAGCGTGGTCATCGGAAAGGACGGTTCAACAAAGAAGGAGATAGAGAAGAACGGCGAGGTAAAGCTCACCATAGACAGCGATGAGGGAGAGGTATCTATAGACCAGATGGGCGATGCGATAAAATCCAATACCGCGAAAAGCGTGGTTCAGGCCATAGGCCGTGGATTCAACCCGGAGAAGGCGATGCTCCTCTTTGAAGAGGGTATGCAGCTGGTGATAATATCGCTGAGAGAATTCGCGAAACCCGGTTCAAGCAGGATCGCACAGATCAAGGCCAGGGTCATAGGTACAGGTGGAAAAACTCGCACCATAATAGAGGAGCTCACAGGATCGTTCATATCGGTATATGGCGATACCGTTTCCATCATAGGAGACTATCTGGCAGTTACCTATGCGGAGGAGGCCATCAATATGATCATAAATGGGAAGAAACACAGGACAGTGTATGAATTCCTGGAGAGGAAGGCCAGAGAGCTGAGATTCAAGAGGATAGAAGAGAGCTTTGGATGA